Proteins from one Dysgonomonas sp. HDW5A genomic window:
- a CDS encoding GlxA family transcriptional regulator has translation MNKQLKIRHIVILVAPDSTLLTTVGPLEVFAKTVDQFNLIQDKVDFNYKTHVVSMENTKLINTSCGLPILTEGCYDEIDYPIDTLMITGLARHLEEFSMNKMLEWLKQQSKTIRRICSVCSGAFILAEAGLLDGKKATAHWSKNEELAQSYPLIDVQIARIFIKDGNVYTAAGITSGMDLALALIEEDLGQSFALHIARWLVLYLKRPGNQSQFSAYLDYKSIGNPSMRKVCEWILEHLREDLTVEALAEHVAMSPRNFARVFVRELRITPAKFINKLRIENACQHLIDTQFSLDEIASYCGLKTAENLRRQFISFMEVTPAQYRKSFQSSLVDA, from the coding sequence ATGAATAAGCAATTAAAAATAAGACATATTGTAATACTGGTAGCTCCAGACTCAACATTGCTTACAACAGTAGGTCCTTTAGAAGTGTTCGCCAAAACCGTCGATCAATTTAACCTGATTCAGGATAAAGTTGATTTCAATTACAAGACCCATGTCGTATCAATGGAGAATACAAAGTTGATAAATACATCCTGCGGATTGCCAATACTAACTGAAGGTTGTTATGATGAGATAGATTATCCCATAGATACATTGATGATAACAGGATTGGCGAGACATCTTGAAGAATTTTCCATGAATAAAATGTTGGAATGGTTGAAGCAACAGTCAAAAACAATCCGTCGGATATGTTCGGTCTGTTCCGGAGCGTTTATTCTAGCTGAAGCAGGATTACTTGATGGGAAAAAAGCTACAGCTCACTGGTCGAAGAACGAAGAGCTGGCACAATCATATCCCTTGATAGATGTTCAGATAGCCCGTATATTTATTAAAGACGGCAATGTGTATACAGCAGCAGGAATAACTTCGGGTATGGATTTGGCATTAGCCTTGATAGAAGAAGACCTCGGACAATCTTTTGCCTTGCATATTGCCCGATGGTTGGTTTTATACCTGAAACGTCCCGGAAACCAATCGCAGTTCAGTGCTTATTTGGATTATAAGAGTATCGGAAATCCGTCTATGAGAAAAGTTTGCGAATGGATATTGGAGCATCTGAGAGAAGACCTTACTGTAGAGGCACTCGCAGAACACGTTGCGATGAGTCCCCGTAATTTTGCACGGGTTTTTGTCCGTGAACTGAGGATTACGCCAGCCAAGTTTATCAATAAGTTGAGGATTGAGAATGCCTGCCAGCATCTCATTGATACACAGTTTTCGTTAGATGAAATAGCTTCATATTGCGGACTAAAGACCGCAGAAAACCTGCGTCGTCAATTTATTAGTTTTATGGAGGTAACACCTGCTCAGTACAGGAAGAGTTTCCAATCGTCTTTAGTTGATGCTTAA
- a CDS encoding PLP-dependent aminotransferase family protein, which yields MLRPWIIQIQFEKDSKKAIYVQIADHIIDMIKNGTLKSGDALPGSRLLASELGINRNTVIKALDILISEGWLYSEERKGLFVSANLPAGARHENRRGVQKENLSDRGKESIAIFDSGLPDTQIAPMRELASGYRQIFNRKARINPMINRSEFGTLRFRESVSRMLNQTRGMHTDYSQICITRGSQMALFLIAHALLNERDLILVENPGYGPAWETFRHAGAELIPIAIDEKGISVEEVERIASTQQVKAIYITPHHQYPTTVILSLDRRLRLIELSNRYGFTIIEDDYDCDFHFGIRPIAPLSSLDGANDTIYIGTFSKMISESLRVGYLVANKDIIQKVGNLRRIIDLQGDNIMEQAILELIESGVIKKHIRKASKYYLNKRNYFASLIDKYLSDKVTYKVPEGGLAFWLKLKNKQDINKLNEALKLTGVSIIPWTNYSFDSEVDGIRLGYASLSESQLEKGIKILSKVIK from the coding sequence ATGCTCCGCCCTTGGATTATTCAAATACAATTCGAAAAAGATTCGAAGAAAGCAATTTATGTACAAATTGCCGATCACATCATCGATATGATAAAGAATGGAACGCTCAAATCGGGAGATGCTCTACCCGGAAGCAGGCTGCTGGCATCCGAGTTGGGAATCAATCGAAACACGGTTATCAAGGCTTTGGATATTCTGATCTCGGAGGGGTGGTTGTATAGCGAAGAGCGTAAAGGCTTGTTTGTATCTGCCAATCTACCTGCTGGGGCAAGACATGAGAACAGGCGAGGTGTCCAAAAAGAAAATTTGTCAGACCGAGGAAAGGAATCTATTGCCATTTTCGACAGTGGACTACCCGATACCCAAATAGCACCTATGCGTGAACTAGCCAGTGGTTACAGACAAATATTCAACCGCAAAGCCAGAATAAATCCCATGATAAACAGAAGTGAGTTTGGCACACTTCGATTCAGAGAGTCTGTCTCCAGAATGCTGAATCAGACAAGAGGAATGCATACCGACTATTCGCAGATATGTATTACCCGAGGTAGCCAGATGGCGTTGTTCTTGATAGCACATGCTTTATTGAATGAACGCGATTTAATTCTGGTAGAAAATCCGGGTTACGGACCTGCATGGGAAACTTTCAGACATGCCGGTGCAGAACTAATACCGATTGCAATAGATGAAAAAGGCATTAGCGTAGAAGAGGTTGAACGGATTGCTTCCACACAACAAGTAAAAGCTATATATATAACTCCACACCATCAGTACCCTACTACCGTCATTCTGAGCTTAGATAGACGTTTGCGATTGATCGAATTATCTAATCGTTATGGATTCACAATCATAGAGGATGACTACGATTGCGATTTTCACTTCGGCATCCGTCCGATAGCTCCATTGTCGTCCTTGGATGGTGCTAATGATACAATATATATAGGAACTTTCAGTAAGATGATTTCCGAAAGCTTGCGTGTGGGTTATCTCGTTGCGAATAAAGATATTATACAAAAAGTAGGCAATCTTAGGCGTATAATCGACTTGCAGGGAGATAACATTATGGAGCAGGCTATTTTAGAACTTATCGAATCGGGTGTTATCAAGAAACATATTCGCAAAGCATCTAAATATTATCTGAATAAGCGGAACTACTTTGCTTCTTTGATTGATAAATACCTCTCCGATAAGGTTACTTACAAAGTTCCCGAAGGAGGTTTAGCTTTCTGGCTGAAATTGAAAAACAAACAAGATATAAACAAGCTAAATGAAGCATTGAAACTTACGGGTGTCAGCATAATTCCTTGGACAAATTATTCTTTTGACAGTGAAGTTGACGGAATCCGTTTAGGGTACGCTTCATTGTCTGAAAGTCAGTTGGAAAAAGGTATTAAAATATTGAGCAAGGTGATTAAATAA
- a CDS encoding YggS family pyridoxal phosphate-dependent enzyme, whose product MNTIVENLAYIHKRIKMVCESSGRAESDVRLLLATKTVAPERIKIALDCGETLIGENKIQELRDKDSELKDYPVERHFIGHLQTNKIKDVLKYASCIQSVDRLDLAQKLDQRLQYEGRSIDILVQVNTSFEDSKFGVAPDEAINLIKHIALYDTLNIKGLMTIGILSSDNESVRKCFRLLKKIQQKVIAEHIDRVDMNVLSMGMSGDFEAAIEEGSTMLRVGTSVFGSRIYPDSFYWNEQIGK is encoded by the coding sequence ATGAATACTATAGTAGAAAATTTAGCCTATATCCACAAACGTATAAAGATGGTATGTGAATCATCCGGCAGGGCAGAAAGTGATGTCAGGCTATTGCTTGCCACCAAAACCGTTGCCCCTGAAAGGATAAAAATAGCTTTAGACTGTGGAGAAACATTAATCGGCGAAAATAAAATTCAGGAACTAAGGGATAAAGACTCTGAATTGAAAGACTATCCGGTTGAACGTCACTTTATAGGACATTTGCAAACCAATAAAATAAAAGATGTCCTTAAATATGCTTCCTGCATTCAATCTGTCGACAGGCTCGATTTAGCTCAAAAACTCGATCAGCGTTTACAGTATGAAGGTCGGTCAATCGATATTCTGGTTCAAGTAAACACTTCATTCGAGGACAGTAAATTTGGTGTTGCACCTGACGAAGCTATAAACTTAATCAAACATATAGCGCTGTATGATACATTGAATATAAAAGGTTTGATGACTATTGGTATTCTAAGTTCCGATAATGAATCGGTACGGAAATGTTTTCGCTTACTAAAGAAAATACAGCAAAAAGTAATTGCGGAACATATTGACAGAGTTGATATGAACGTATTATCCATGGGTATGAGTGGTGATTTTGAGGCTGCCATCGAAGAAGGTTCAACGATGCTTCGAGTCGGCACATCTGTCTTTGGGTCACGTATATATCCTGATAGTTTTTATTGGAATGAGCAGATCGGTAAATAG
- a CDS encoding N-acetyltransferase — MKQIEIATLEHLNEFAELFDNYRVFYEQPSDLEKCKSFLRERISNKETVTFLIKKNDKYVGFAQLYPLYHYKALKRQWLLSDLFIDPTYRGSGLAITLIDRCKQYCDETDACGLLLETQKTNKIGNNLYPKCGFELDTEHNYYNWWK; from the coding sequence ATGAAACAGATTGAAATAGCAACATTAGAACACTTAAATGAGTTTGCAGAATTATTCGACAATTATCGTGTTTTCTACGAACAGCCATCAGATTTAGAAAAATGCAAGTCCTTTTTGCGAGAACGTATAAGTAACAAAGAAACAGTTACTTTTCTGATAAAGAAAAATGATAAATATGTCGGTTTTGCACAATTATACCCTCTATACCATTACAAAGCCTTGAAGCGTCAATGGTTGTTGAGCGATTTATTTATAGACCCAACTTATCGTGGATCTGGCTTGGCAATAACACTCATTGATCGCTGCAAGCAATATTGCGACGAAACAGATGCTTGCGGGCTATTGCTCGAAACACAAAAGACAAACAAAATAGGTAATAATTTGTATCCCAAATGTGGTTTTGAATTAGATACTGAACACAATTATTACAATTGGTGGAAGTAG
- a CDS encoding YdeI/OmpD-associated family protein: MKNPLVDNDYLLQKTEGKGGWTFAELPEILMPKTSFGMLKVRGKIDDYEFSNVHLMPFGNGHVGLAVKSEIRKKIKKQAGDTVHIVIYEDNMPTEIPEELLLCMEYEDGILGKFDIYSDAEKKAFVKWIYSAKTEQTKIDRIAKTIVMIRNGEKFYKSW, encoded by the coding sequence ATGAAAAATCCATTAGTCGATAACGATTATCTCTTACAAAAAACAGAAGGTAAAGGAGGTTGGACTTTTGCCGAATTACCCGAGATACTCATGCCTAAGACATCTTTCGGCATGCTCAAAGTAAGAGGAAAAATAGACGATTATGAATTTTCGAATGTACACCTGATGCCTTTTGGAAACGGACATGTGGGCTTGGCTGTTAAGTCTGAAATAAGGAAAAAAATAAAAAAGCAGGCTGGTGATACGGTGCATATTGTTATTTATGAAGACAATATGCCTACTGAAATTCCAGAAGAGCTACTTTTGTGTATGGAGTACGAAGATGGTATCTTGGGGAAATTTGATATCTATAGTGATGCCGAGAAGAAAGCATTTGTAAAATGGATATACTCAGCAAAAACAGAGCAAACCAAGATAGACCGAATTGCCAAAACAATAGTAATGATAAGGAATGGTGAGAAGTTTTATAAATCGTGGTAA
- the arsM gene encoding arsenite methyltransferase translates to MNSNQAKKEMVKQQYSELAMNSDLLKSGCCCGTNPTTPSKKVFTIMSEDYSQLKGYEADADLGVGCGLPTEYAGIKEGDTVIDLGSGAGNDCFIARAEAGESGRVIGIDFSTQMIEKARKNAVKRGYTNVEFMEGDIEEMPVPDNTADVVVSNCVLNLLPEKDKIFKEIYRVLKKGSHFCISDVVLNGIFPKEFTDNASMYAGCIASAIQKEDYLKEIEKANFTTIKVERTKTVVIPDDVLQEHLDEATIAKYKAGNVGIYSITVTGVK, encoded by the coding sequence ATGAATAGTAATCAGGCAAAAAAGGAAATGGTAAAACAGCAATACAGCGAGTTAGCCATGAATAGCGATTTACTTAAATCGGGTTGCTGTTGTGGTACAAACCCAACTACACCATCGAAAAAGGTATTTACCATTATGAGTGAAGATTACAGCCAACTCAAAGGCTACGAAGCTGATGCTGATTTGGGTGTAGGTTGTGGACTACCGACAGAGTATGCAGGGATTAAAGAGGGAGATACTGTGATCGATTTAGGATCGGGAGCAGGTAACGATTGTTTCATTGCACGAGCCGAAGCAGGCGAAAGCGGCAGAGTAATAGGTATAGACTTTTCTACTCAAATGATAGAGAAAGCTCGCAAAAATGCTGTCAAACGTGGCTATACCAATGTTGAATTTATGGAAGGGGATATTGAAGAAATGCCTGTTCCTGATAATACTGCCGATGTGGTTGTGAGTAATTGCGTATTGAATCTGTTACCTGAAAAGGATAAGATTTTTAAAGAGATTTACCGTGTTCTCAAAAAAGGCAGTCATTTCTGTATTTCCGATGTTGTGCTGAACGGTATATTTCCGAAAGAGTTTACCGATAATGCTTCGATGTATGCAGGTTGTATAGCCAGTGCTATTCAGAAAGAGGATTATTTAAAGGAAATAGAAAAAGCAAACTTCACTACCATTAAAGTGGAAAGGACAAAAACGGTTGTTATACCTGATGATGTTTTACAGGAACATTTGGATGAAGCAACCATCGCTAAATACAAAGCGGGTAATGTAGGGATTTATTCTATTACAGTTACAGGAGTGAAGTAA
- a CDS encoding aromatic aminobenezylarsenical efflux permease ArsG family transporter translates to MEFLQQIVDNSDIPILTAFILGLMTAISPCPLATNITATAYLSKDITEKRRVLLNGIFYTLGRTFSYTALGLIFYLGASKFQVAKILQNVTGLYLGISLVIIGILMLDVIKVNIPILNSLTSKVNEKKLKKNYWNAFLLGVLFALAFCPYSGVLYFGVLIPMTMASTSGLLLPPVFAIATGLPVIIIAYLLAYSMSNVGKFYNRMKSFEVWFRRIVSAVFILVGIYYIVINI, encoded by the coding sequence ATGGAGTTTTTACAACAAATAGTAGATAATTCGGATATTCCGATACTGACAGCATTTATCTTGGGGTTAATGACAGCTATCAGTCCCTGTCCATTGGCTACAAATATTACGGCAACAGCCTATCTGAGCAAAGATATTACCGAAAAAAGAAGAGTGCTTCTTAACGGTATATTTTATACACTAGGACGTACTTTCAGCTACACGGCACTAGGCTTGATATTCTACTTAGGGGCAAGTAAATTTCAGGTTGCAAAGATACTTCAAAATGTCACTGGGCTTTATTTGGGCATATCTCTGGTTATCATTGGTATCTTGATGCTCGATGTAATTAAGGTGAACATACCAATATTAAATAGCCTGACATCAAAAGTCAATGAAAAGAAACTAAAGAAAAACTACTGGAATGCTTTTCTCTTGGGAGTCTTGTTTGCTTTGGCTTTTTGTCCGTATAGTGGTGTATTGTATTTTGGGGTGCTTATTCCTATGACAATGGCTTCAACTTCGGGCTTATTACTACCTCCTGTTTTTGCGATAGCAACAGGATTGCCTGTAATAATCATAGCTTATCTACTGGCTTACAGTATGTCGAATGTGGGTAAGTTCTACAACCGGATGAAAAGTTTTGAAGTATGGTTCAGACGTATCGTATCAGCTGTATTCATTCTGGTAGGTATTTATTATATAGTTATCAATATTTAA
- a CDS encoding DUF1349 domain-containing protein: MRFLTLIIALIMLSCSNNNPELIKTESCSVGIFDNSLNNPKVIFSNDTLTISSGAKSDFFNAPNGIEKNANAPILMKMIDNTKPFTFTARVKPNFADTYDAGTIYVFYNNDLWQKFAFEMDERRLTRLVTVRTLGTSDDNNHDAVSQDNVYMKVSSDVTSIGFYYSIDGENWQLVRLYRNEYPTPIYIGLSSQSPMGNGIDTHFSDIKLIDKSIQDFRLGL; encoded by the coding sequence ATGAGATTCTTAACTTTAATTATTGCTTTAATTATGCTTTCGTGTAGTAATAACAACCCTGAACTCATCAAGACCGAAAGTTGTTCTGTCGGAATATTTGACAATTCATTAAATAATCCGAAAGTAATATTTTCTAACGATACTCTTACTATAAGCAGTGGTGCTAAAAGCGACTTTTTCAATGCACCAAATGGTATTGAAAAGAATGCAAATGCCCCTATTCTGATGAAGATGATAGATAATACAAAACCATTTACTTTTACAGCCAGGGTAAAGCCAAACTTTGCTGACACATACGATGCAGGCACTATATATGTCTTCTATAACAATGATTTGTGGCAAAAGTTTGCATTCGAAATGGATGAAAGAAGACTTACCAGACTAGTTACCGTACGCACATTAGGCACCTCGGATGATAATAATCATGATGCTGTTTCGCAAGACAATGTATATATGAAGGTATCGTCGGACGTAACCTCTATAGGATTTTACTATTCAATCGACGGCGAAAACTGGCAACTAGTGCGACTTTATCGTAATGAGTACCCAACTCCAATTTATATCGGGCTCAGTTCTCAATCGCCAATGGGCAATGGCATAGATACTCATTTTTCCGATATTAAACTCATCGACAAAAGTATTCAAGATTTCAGATTAGGATTATAA